The Candidatus Bathyarchaeota archaeon genome window below encodes:
- the scpB gene encoding SMC-Scp complex subunit ScpB: MECIEINELDKRLMNLIEAALYVTGKPLDIRTISSVTKVRSEKHLLNLLSLLIKKYEELDGPIQIIKLQDRRYVMQLKPEYGNQVKRLIDRPLLRRGPLKTLSFIAFKQPVAQSYVAKVRGSMAYKHIKLLKENGLVETEKIGRNRVLKTTTNFSDYFNLNRDTRIMKMQLKKIFDESNSSN, translated from the coding sequence TTGGAATGTATAGAAATAAACGAGTTAGATAAACGTCTAATGAACCTCATAGAGGCAGCATTATATGTTACTGGAAAACCTCTTGATATAAGAACTATTTCATCTGTAACCAAAGTAAGGTCAGAAAAGCATCTACTTAATTTACTATCTCTTCTAATAAAAAAATATGAAGAACTGGATGGTCCAATTCAGATAATCAAGCTTCAAGATAGAAGATATGTAATGCAGCTAAAACCCGAATATGGGAATCAGGTGAAAAGGCTTATAGATAGACCCCTACTTAGACGCGGCCCTCTTAAAACTTTGTCCTTTATAGCCTTTAAGCAACCTGTGGCACAATCCTACGTTGCTAAGGTCAGAGGTAGCATGGCTTACAAGCATATTAAATTACTCAAAGAGAATGGTCTTGTAGAAACCGAGAAGATAGGTAGGAATAGGGTGCTGAAAACAACTACTAATTTTTCAGATTATTTCAACTTGAATCGGGATACTAGGATAATGAAAATGCAACTCAAAAAAATATTTGATGAGAGTAATTCCTCAAATTAG